TACATACCTTGAGTCCCCCCACTCGGGGAACTGCTCGTCCAGCGGTACGGCCACCGCCTCCACCCGCGACCAGCCGAGCGGTCCGAAGAGTTTGCGCACCAGCTCGGCACCACCACGGGCCGGCAGGGCGGGCACCTCGATCCGCAGCGGCATCGGCTCCGCCGCCCGCTCGGGCATCGACTTGCAGGTGCCGCTCAGCGCGGACTTGAAGACGGTGCTCATCGCGACGGAAAGCAGCGAGGACGCCGCGTAGGGACGGTCGTTGACGTACTGGGCGAGCGCCGCGTCAGGGGCGCCGCCACGGCCCTTGCCCTTGCCCCGCCGCACCAGCGCCACGGGATCCACCTCCAGCAGCAGCGCCGCCGTGCAGTGCTCCGCGGACGCTTCGGGGTAGAAGACGTGCGCGGTGCCATGGGAGGTGGAGAACGTCTGCGCCTTCTCGGGATGCTTGTGCAGCAGAAAGCCGAGATCGGTGGCGGGACGCTCCGGGGTGCCGGTGGTACTGATCGTCAGGAACACACCTTCGAGTATGGTCCGGTTCACTCGCCCTCACCAGGGATTTTCGGCTCACCCGGGCTCTTCTGTCCCTCCCGTGCCGAGCAGCGCGGCCAGCTCGGCGATGGTGGCCGGACCAACCCGGCAGCAGCCGCCGACCAGCCGCGCGCCGGCGTCCCGCCAGGCCCGGACCCGGCCGGGGTCGAACGTGGCTCCCCCGGCCCATCTCCTCCCCTTCGCATCCCAGCGTTCGCCGCTGTTCGGATAGACGACGACCGGCTTTCCGGTCGCCTCCGCCGCCGCCCGGACCGCCCCGTCCACCTCGGCCGGATCGCAGCAGTTCACCCCTGCCGCCACCACCTGCTCCTCTCCGGCGACGAGAGCGAACGCCTCCTCCAGCCGTTGCCCGGCCCTGGTCCGGCCTCCGGCCACGGTGTAGGAGAGCCAGACCGGCAGCCCGCACTCCCCCGCCACCCGCAACAGCGCCTGCGCCTCATCCACGTCCGGCACCGTCTCCAGCGCCAGCGCATCGGGGCCGGCTGCGGCCAGCGCCTCGATCCGGGGGCGGTGGAAGCGCTCCAGCTCCCCGACCGTGAGCCCGTAGCGGCCGCGGTACTCGGCCCCGTCCGCCGTCACCGCCCCGTACGGGCCGACCGATGCGGCGACCCAGACCTCCCGGTCCACCGACCCCGCCGCCCGACGGGCCAGCTCCACGCTGCGGGCGAAGAGCCCGGCCGCCGCCGCCCGCCCGATCCCGCGCTGCCGGAACCCTGCGAAACTCGCCTGGTAGCTGGCGGTGATGAGCACCTGCGCACCCGCCCGCACATACGCCGTGTGCGCTGCCTCGATCTGTTCCGGACCGTCGGCGAGCAGCCGGGCGGACCACAGCGCGTCGGACAGATCGCAGCCCTGCGCCTCCAACTGGTTGGAGAGTCCGCCGTCGAGCAGGACCGGGCCCTCCGCGAGCGCGGTGGCGAGCGGGCGGGACGGCGCCCCGGCCGGACGGCCGGGATCGCGGGCGGGTGACACCAGAGGCTCCTTGTCGTCTCAGTCGAGCTGGGACTGGACCTGAGACGAGATCAGCTCCAGGTGCTCCAGGTCATCGAGATCCAGCACCTGGAGGTAGATGCGCGACGCTCCGATCGCGCCGAACCGGCCGATCCTGTCGACCACCTCGGCGGGCGAGCCCGCCAGTCCGTTCGCCTTCAGTTCCGCCACGTCCCGCCCGATGACGGCGGCCCGGCGCGCCACCTCCGCGTCGTCCTTGCCGACGCAGACGACCAGGGCGTTGGAATACACCAGGTCGTCGGCCCCTCGGCCCGCCTCCGCGGCCGCCGCCCTGACCCGGCCGAACTGCTTCTCGCTGTCCTCCAGCGAGGCGAACGGGATGTTGAACTCATCGGCGTACTGAGCGGCCAGCCGTGGCGTCCGCTTCGCACCGTGTCCGCCGATCAGCACCGGCACCTTGGCCTGCGCGGGCTTGGGCAGCGCGGGTGAGTCCGTGAGCTGGTAGTACGTGCCGTCGTAGCTGAACGTCTTGCCGACCTCGGTGGCCCACAGACCCGTGACGATCGCCAGCTGCTCCTCCAGCCGGCCGAACTTCTCCTTGGGGAAGGGAATGCCGTACGCCTTGTGCTCCTGCTCGAACCAGCCGGCTCCCAGACCCAGTTCGACGCGGCCGCCGGACATCTGGTCGACCTGCGCCACCTGGATCGCGAGCACCCCGGGAAGCCGGAACGTCCCGGCCGTCATCAGTGTGCCGAGGCGGATCCGCTTGGTCTCGCGCGCCAGCCCGGCCAGGGTGATCCATGCGTCAGTGGGGCCCGGAAGGCCGTCGCCCTGCCCCATGTGCAGATAGTGGTCGGACCGGTAGAAGGCATCGAAGCCGAGGTCCTCGGCCGCCTTCGCGACGGTGAGCAGGGTGTCGTAGCTCGCCCCTTGCTGGGGCTCGGTGAAGATTCGAAGATCCATGCATCCATCCTGCACCTCCGGATGCCGCGCACTCCTCTTCCGCCGCCCTCCGGATGCCGCGCACTTCTTCGGCCGCCCTCCCCACGCCGCCGCGCCCCGGGCGTTCCGGATGCCGGACGCTCAGCCGATGTCGGCCGCGGGTCCCACCGGGCCGTGCAGCACACCGTGCGGGCCGTCGCGCTCCCGGCCGCGCTCCAGATCCTCCTGGCGCTCCCGGTCACGCTCGTCGAGCAGCCGGAGCATGCCGTGCACCCGGTCCGTCGACTCGTCGGCGGCGTCGATCGCCTCCATGCACTGCCAGTACAGGCCCTGCTCATCGGTCTCGCACGCCACCCCGACCAGCGCTATCCCCACTTCCCCGAGCAGCACAGCGAGACCGGTCAGGGCCGCTCGCGGATCGGCGACCTCGGAGAGCTGAGCGGCCCGTGCCACACCGGCCCGCGCAGCCGGGTGGTCCAGCGCCCCGTTGCTCCGCCCGCCGATCTCGCTGAGGCCGCTCGCCTCACCCCGTAACTCCTTGGGACCGCTCGCCGCCAGCCGGCTCCCGATCGCCTGCGCCAGTGCCTGGGCCTGCCAGGCCTCGGCGATGATGTCCGGCGTGCCCCGGCTCTGCGCCAACGCCCTCCGGATGACTGCTACAAGCCGCTCCGCTTCCATCCCTTGCCCCCGCTCGATCCGAAAACCCGCTCACCTCTTCCATTACCCACAGTGAGGGTGCTGGTACCGAAAGGCCAGGGGATTTCGGAAATCTGTGGACACGAAGTCGACTGTGAACAAGTTGATCACTCCGAAGAGTGACGGAAGGCAGGATCCGTTGGCTCCGGCACCGGGAAGCGCCCCTCGTTCCGCTCGATCTTGGCCGCCAGCGCCGCCAGCACATCGATGCCCAGCACCTCGCAGAACTGCAGCAGGTAGGCGAGCACGTCCGCGACCTCGTCCGCCACCCGCGGCGCCGTTCCGGGGTCCTCCATGCCCCGGGCCGACTGTTCCGGCGTCAGCCACTGGAAGATCTCCATGAGTTCGGCGGCCTCGACACTCAGCGCCGACGCGAGGTTCTTCGGGGTGTGGTACTGCCCCCAGTCACGGGCGGCCGCGAAAGCGACGAGCCGTCGCTGGAGAGCCTGTACGTCGAGTTCTGTCACACCCCCAGGTCTACCACCGCGGCTCCCGCGCCCGGGTGCCGCGGCCACCGCTGCCACAAGACCGGCTACACCCCCGGTACGCCCGCCGCCGTCACACCCTCGACCTCCATGCCGATGGGCGACAGGAGGAAGACGTTGCGGTCGACGCGGTGCATTCCGCTGCCCAGCCCGAAGACGACCCCGCTGGTGAAGTCCAGGATCCGCTTGGCCACATCGGTCTCGGCGCTGGTCAGATCGAGGAGTACCGGAATCTGCGCGACCAGGTACTCGGCGACCTCGCGCGCATCCGCGAAGATCTGGACCCGCAGCACCACCATGCGCCGCTGCTCGGCGCTCTCCCGCTCCTCCGGGACCGTGCGGTGGTCGACCCGGGAAGGCCACTCGTTGCGACTGCGCAGCGGTACGACCTGGGCCAGCCCCTCCCACTGTTCGTCCGTGACGTCATACCTGTCGTACCTGCTCACCGGACCACCCCGTCTGTGCATCGGTTGGCGTTGCGCCGGCTGCGCTCACTGTTCATCGGGCAATTCTCTCGCCCCTCACCCGTTCGGCCTACCAGCGACACGGTTCAGAGGCCGATCGGAACTCCTGAATGCCCGGCCGACTCCCGCTCCGGGCCTGCGGACACCGTGGTGTCCAGGGGGGCGAAACGTACCGGAAGGTGCACCAGGGCCCGGTGGAACGGTCCCGGGCGCCACAGGAGTTCACTCACCGGAACAGCGAGTTCCGCATCGCACAGCTGACTGGTGAGCTGCTCGATCGCGGTCATCGCGATGAGCAGGGCGGGCTGCTTCGCGGGGCACCGGTGGGGCCCTGCCGACCAGGCCAGATGGGCGCTGCCCCCGGACCGGACCCCGGTGTCCGAACCGACCTGCCCCGATTGGGTGTTGGCGGCACCGAAGGAGACCAGGACGAGCTGGCCCGCGCGCAGCCGGACCCCGTGGAACTCGGTGTCATGGCGAGGGTAGTGCGCGGCCAGATTGGCGATCGGCGGGTCCTGCCACAGGACCTCGTTGATCGCCTCGTGGGCGGTCATCGCGCCCCCGTGCAGCGAGCCCGCGTACCGCTCGTCGGTGAGCATGTGCAGGATCGCGTTGCCGATCAGGTTGGTGGTCGGGTCGTGGCCCGCACTCATCAGCAGAGTGATCTGACGCACAGTCTCGTCGTCGTCGAGATGGGCCGGGTGCGCGAGGAAGTACGAGGTCAGATCGCGGCGCGGCCGGGCCCGCCGGTCGGCGACGAGACGGGTGACGACCTCGACGAGGTCGGCGTACGCGGCGGCGGCTCCCTGGGCCGAGTTCATCATGCCGCCGACGCCGTCGACGATCCGTTCGCCGTCCGCGGGATCGACGCCGAACCAGGTGACGAAGACGTGCAGCGGGAGCCGCCGGGCGTACTGGGTGATGAGATCGCCGCTGCCGGTGGCGGCGAACTCACCGATGAGCTGCTGGGCGACCCTGGCCACCTCGGCGCGCAGGAGGTGCGGCTCGATCAGGGCCAGGGTGTCGTTGATGGCGTCGCGGTAGCGGGCGTGCTCCGGTCCGTCGCTGAACAGCGCGGTGGGACGGTGTCCGAGGACCGGCAGCACCGGGGAGTCCGCGGGGACCGTCGCCTGCCAGGCGCGCGGGTCCTTGCTGAAGGTGTGGGTGTCGCGCAGCAGGTCGACAGCTGCCTGGTAGTCGGTGACCAGCATCGCCTCGACGCCCGGGGCGATCCGCACCGGGGCGAGGGGACCGTGCTCCCGCAGTCTGCGGTAGTGGCCGTGCGGGTCGGCCGCGAAGTCGGGGCCGTACAGCGCCAGGGGCTGCGGCGGTTGCGGATGCGGTGTCATGACGGGTCCTCGGGCTGCGGCAGTCGGGTCAGCACGTGTTCGGCCAGCGCGATCAGGGCGTCGATGCTGCCGCGCCGCTCCCTCGCGTCGCACTGGACCAGCGGGGTCCCGGCGGCGAGGTCGAGGTGTTTGCGCAGGACCTCGTCGCTGTGGGCGGGGGCGTCGGGGAAGCGGTTGACCGCGACGGCGTACGGCAGTCCCTGCTCCTCGACCATGTCCATGACGGCGAAGGAGTCGGCGAGCCGGCGGGTGTCCACCAGGACGAGCGCGCCCAGTGCCCCGCGCGCGATGTCCTCCCACAGCGGCAGGAACCGTTCCTGACCGGGGGTGCCGAACATGTACAGCACGAGATCGTCCAGGACGG
This genomic interval from Streptomyces sp. NBC_00464 contains the following:
- a CDS encoding DUF6099 family protein, which translates into the protein MEAERLVAVIRRALAQSRGTPDIIAEAWQAQALAQAIGSRLAASGPKELRGEASGLSEIGGRSNGALDHPAARAGVARAAQLSEVADPRAALTGLAVLLGEVGIALVGVACETDEQGLYWQCMEAIDAADESTDRVHGMLRLLDERDRERQEDLERGRERDGPHGVLHGPVGPAADIG
- a CDS encoding cell division protein SepF, producing MSRYDRYDVTDEQWEGLAQVVPLRSRNEWPSRVDHRTVPEERESAEQRRMVVLRVQIFADAREVAEYLVAQIPVLLDLTSAETDVAKRILDFTSGVVFGLGSGMHRVDRNVFLLSPIGMEVEGVTAAGVPGV
- a CDS encoding cytochrome P450, with product MTPHPQPPQPLALYGPDFAADPHGHYRRLREHGPLAPVRIAPGVEAMLVTDYQAAVDLLRDTHTFSKDPRAWQATVPADSPVLPVLGHRPTALFSDGPEHARYRDAINDTLALIEPHLLRAEVARVAQQLIGEFAATGSGDLITQYARRLPLHVFVTWFGVDPADGERIVDGVGGMMNSAQGAAAAYADLVEVVTRLVADRRARPRRDLTSYFLAHPAHLDDDETVRQITLLMSAGHDPTTNLIGNAILHMLTDERYAGSLHGGAMTAHEAINEVLWQDPPIANLAAHYPRHDTEFHGVRLRAGQLVLVSFGAANTQSGQVGSDTGVRSGGSAHLAWSAGPHRCPAKQPALLIAMTAIEQLTSQLCDAELAVPVSELLWRPGPFHRALVHLPVRFAPLDTTVSAGPERESAGHSGVPIGL
- a CDS encoding nucleotide pyrophosphohydrolase — translated: MTELDVQALQRRLVAFAAARDWGQYHTPKNLASALSVEAAELMEIFQWLTPEQSARGMEDPGTAPRVADEVADVLAYLLQFCEVLGIDVLAALAAKIERNEGRFPVPEPTDPAFRHSSE
- a CDS encoding LLM class F420-dependent oxidoreductase — protein: MDLRIFTEPQQGASYDTLLTVAKAAEDLGFDAFYRSDHYLHMGQGDGLPGPTDAWITLAGLARETKRIRLGTLMTAGTFRLPGVLAIQVAQVDQMSGGRVELGLGAGWFEQEHKAYGIPFPKEKFGRLEEQLAIVTGLWATEVGKTFSYDGTYYQLTDSPALPKPAQAKVPVLIGGHGAKRTPRLAAQYADEFNIPFASLEDSEKQFGRVRAAAAEAGRGADDLVYSNALVVCVGKDDAEVARRAAVIGRDVAELKANGLAGSPAEVVDRIGRFGAIGASRIYLQVLDLDDLEHLELISSQVQSQLD
- the mmuM gene encoding homocysteine S-methyltransferase, giving the protein MSPARDPGRPAGAPSRPLATALAEGPVLLDGGLSNQLEAQGCDLSDALWSARLLADGPEQIEAAHTAYVRAGAQVLITASYQASFAGFRQRGIGRAAAAGLFARSVELARRAAGSVDREVWVAASVGPYGAVTADGAEYRGRYGLTVGELERFHRPRIEALAAAGPDALALETVPDVDEAQALLRVAGECGLPVWLSYTVAGGRTRAGQRLEEAFALVAGEEQVVAAGVNCCDPAEVDGAVRAAAEATGKPVVVYPNSGERWDAKGRRWAGGATFDPGRVRAWRDAGARLVGGCCRVGPATIAELAALLGTGGTEEPG
- a CDS encoding GTP-binding protein, which translates into the protein MDSAPSTDRTGVGYLPAGARTLMKLVVTGPFGVGKTTLIRTLSEIPTLHTEEAMTQSSTPLDDTAGLPDKTTTTVAIDFGRLTVLDDLVLYMFGTPGQERFLPLWEDIARGALGALVLVDTRRLADSFAVMDMVEEQGLPYAVAVNRFPDAPAHSDEVLRKHLDLAAGTPLVQCDARERRGSIDALIALAEHVLTRLPQPEDPS